A part of Caldicellulosiruptor owensensis OL genomic DNA contains:
- a CDS encoding UvrD-helicase domain-containing protein: MSDIIIYNASAGCGKTENIANLYIDLISHKKILPTEIVCITYTEKAARELKNRIISKAKQRGLDLLTISKIQNSHIKTIHSFCIYLLRFYWAWAKVDANFKIVPEIDRLILKLIDDYLSVFPASLGKLPQERFFIEEYFHFAESIAQEYSNSAKYVGKACHLESETFYIFEHLSDRLNDQFLKELTYDLVLQRTFELLSIPEVNKDIKNRFKFLIVDEFQDSNFLQKSIFENIAENIYYVGDKKQSIYRFQGAEPEVFDEAVENCSQVSELCENFRTNSELGKKIDKIAKILFPEYTMLSYKHQAEGFLKVVEIVNKAKEEIIQNEAIYVAKKIKEMVESGFEISVGGKPKRKVKYSDFAVLSRKIQNIAHIYKRVFEDYDVPLDINFKRGLLEQKEIVPLLGLLEILQYPDKKSGYLRLLANDIFKVDRFTLLFCEMSKIECYVPEDVLKFIAKQRDNLFVKKISEILYEFEDMFEYSYKVYKFFGKGAYENVRLFYDLAEESKSFSIEDLCSFVNYQGERFSSFSSLDDSAVLISIHSAKGLSFPIVFLVGLCESTGYFPGRSPKLRGSYDTSTREYRIAPFWMEKEYERIKNISKQQEKEELKRLFYVAITRPMAGLFLINSSLREAIKKRGGAKSFGEEVGLNYILAKVEEIGIEKEVVEIKDTEEDLSNDFTYKQKNTISSTLPLMILPDEFENRFKFLSPSHIMDFKRCPAMFSLKYIMGLPVFDELSSKEEIQQNTKVLGTTVHRVLELTSLKDIQSLDSNIALAVLENDFESEKIVRELILNFFESQFVKEIKDKVIKEESELRFYFNLGNQMIYGIIDKVYHLEDEVLLVDFKTNLHFDDTKFNIYIPQLFIYTMAMKERFPQKNIFSSIFWLREGRKFDYELKEEHLEDVMDVIRRIRNIKSRKDVLAIIEDCVKKDCCGCEYEFYCKDEQNIKLIRKKLE, encoded by the coding sequence ATGAGTGATATAATCATTTATAATGCTTCTGCCGGGTGTGGAAAAACAGAAAACATAGCAAACTTGTACATAGACTTAATCAGCCATAAAAAGATTTTACCGACTGAAATTGTCTGCATAACGTACACTGAAAAGGCTGCAAGGGAGCTTAAAAATAGAATAATTTCAAAAGCAAAGCAAAGAGGGCTTGATTTACTCACAATTTCAAAGATTCAAAACTCCCATATTAAGACAATACACTCATTTTGCATATATCTTTTAAGGTTTTACTGGGCATGGGCAAAGGTTGATGCAAACTTTAAAATTGTTCCTGAAATAGACAGACTGATACTTAAACTTATAGACGATTATCTTTCAGTTTTTCCTGCAAGTTTGGGGAAGCTGCCGCAGGAGAGGTTTTTCATTGAGGAGTATTTCCACTTTGCTGAAAGCATAGCACAGGAGTATTCTAACTCAGCAAAGTATGTCGGTAAAGCCTGTCACCTTGAAAGTGAAACTTTTTACATTTTTGAGCATTTGTCAGACAGGTTAAATGACCAGTTTTTAAAAGAACTCACATACGATTTGGTTTTGCAGAGGACTTTTGAGCTTTTAAGTATTCCAGAGGTAAATAAGGATATAAAAAATAGATTTAAATTCTTAATTGTTGATGAGTTTCAAGATTCAAACTTTCTGCAAAAATCAATATTTGAAAATATTGCTGAAAACATTTATTATGTGGGAGACAAAAAACAGTCTATTTACCGTTTTCAGGGAGCAGAGCCAGAGGTTTTTGATGAAGCTGTGGAAAACTGCAGCCAGGTTTCAGAGCTTTGTGAAAACTTTAGAACAAACTCTGAGCTTGGCAAAAAGATAGACAAAATTGCTAAAATACTTTTTCCTGAGTATACGATGCTTTCTTACAAGCATCAAGCTGAAGGATTTTTAAAGGTTGTGGAGATTGTAAATAAAGCAAAAGAGGAGATTATTCAAAACGAAGCTATTTATGTTGCAAAAAAGATAAAAGAGATGGTTGAAAGTGGGTTTGAAATAAGTGTGGGTGGTAAGCCGAAAAGGAAGGTGAAATACTCTGACTTTGCAGTGCTGTCGCGAAAAATTCAAAACATTGCTCATATTTACAAAAGGGTGTTTGAGGATTATGATGTTCCACTTGATATTAACTTCAAAAGAGGGCTTTTGGAGCAAAAAGAGATAGTGCCGCTTTTGGGCCTTCTTGAGATTTTGCAATATCCAGACAAAAAATCTGGGTACTTGAGACTTCTTGCAAATGACATATTTAAAGTAGACAGATTCACGCTTCTCTTTTGCGAGATGAGCAAAATAGAATGTTATGTTCCAGAAGATGTTTTAAAATTTATTGCAAAACAGCGTGATAACCTGTTTGTCAAAAAGATTTCAGAGATTTTGTATGAGTTTGAAGACATGTTCGAATATAGCTACAAGGTCTACAAGTTTTTTGGCAAGGGTGCATACGAAAATGTCAGACTTTTTTATGACTTGGCAGAAGAGAGCAAAAGCTTTTCGATAGAAGACCTTTGCAGTTTTGTAAATTATCAAGGCGAAAGGTTTTCGAGCTTTTCTTCTCTTGATGACAGCGCAGTGCTTATCAGCATACATTCAGCAAAAGGACTCAGCTTTCCAATAGTGTTTTTGGTCGGACTTTGCGAGAGCACAGGGTACTTTCCGGGCAGAAGTCCAAAACTGAGAGGCTCTTATGATACAAGCACAAGAGAGTATAGAATTGCTCCTTTTTGGATGGAAAAAGAATATGAAAGGATAAAGAATATATCAAAACAGCAGGAAAAAGAAGAGCTTAAAAGGCTTTTTTATGTTGCCATAACAAGACCGATGGCAGGGCTTTTCTTGATAAACTCAAGCTTAAGAGAAGCTATAAAGAAAAGAGGAGGAGCAAAGTCGTTTGGTGAAGAGGTGGGTTTGAATTACATTCTCGCAAAGGTAGAGGAGATTGGAATTGAAAAAGAAGTTGTGGAGATAAAAGACACTGAAGAAGATCTATCTAATGATTTTACTTATAAACAGAAAAATACAATTAGCAGTACATTACCTCTAATGATTCTGCCTGACGAGTTTGAAAATAGATTTAAGTTTTTGTCACCCTCACACATAATGGATTTTAAAAGATGCCCTGCCATGTTTTCGTTAAAGTACATCATGGGTCTTCCAGTTTTTGATGAACTGAGCTCAAAAGAGGAGATACAACAGAACACAAAAGTACTTGGTACAACCGTTCACAGAGTTTTAGAGCTCACGAGCTTGAAAGATATTCAGAGCTTGGATAGCAACATTGCCTTGGCCGTGCTTGAAAATGACTTTGAAAGTGAAAAGATTGTGAGAGAGCTTATTTTAAACTTTTTTGAAAGCCAGTTTGTAAAGGAAATCAAAGATAAAGTGATAAAAGAGGAAAGCGAACTTCGGTTTTATTTTAATCTTGGCAATCAAATGATATATGGCATAATTGACAAGGTATACCATCTTGAAGATGAAGTTTTACTTGTTGATTTTAAAACAAACCTTCATTTTGATGATACAAAATTCAATATTTACATTCCCCAGCTTTTCATTTACACAATGGCAATGAAAGAAAGATTTCCAC